One Solanum pennellii chromosome 9, SPENNV200 DNA segment encodes these proteins:
- the LOC107030781 gene encoding protein CIA1-like produces the protein MKNFSYDDFELKEIQKLEGHTGKVLGIAWKVDTGVSGFLAVMASWSDDKTIRIWEENLSGFFLCKAVLEESSTVRSCSWSRELNLLAAGCSDATTAIWKNVGDHAYERIYTLKGHENEVRSVSWDMRGLLLATCGGDKSIWIWEALPGDEFDCASVLQGHTADVKIVQWNAVNELLSVSSDNNIKVWKETSYDSGDWPCIKTLGESDREHTSAVLSLCFSKHTSRIVSCSDDLTVKIWDYDHDSTELWSQVCTLPGHHDTKIFAFDWLRESLRWVPEEEEQDPKIFASAGADDAIHIFIENKDNEVNGLPFKQLLKKEKAHETNINSVKWHSGDKRRLASASDDGTVKIWEFVCPWPAGHSAIDDTSKKYMLLY, from the exons ATGAAGAACTTCAGCTACGACGATTTTGAGCTGAAAGAGATTCAAAAGCTCGAAGGTCACACCGGTAAAGTTTTGGGCATAGCTTGGAAGGTGGATACCGGCGTATCGGGTTTTCTGGCAGTAATGGCATCCTGGAGTGATGATAAAACCATACGGATCTGGGAAGAGAACTTATCTGGCTTTTTCCTGTGTaag GCTGTTTTGGAGGAATCATCTACTGTTAGATCGTGTTCCTGGTCACGGGAATTGAACTTGTTGGCAGCAGGTTGCTCTGATGCCACCACTGCCATTTGGAAAAATGTTGGTGATCATGCCTATGAGCGTATCTACACTTTAAAG GGTCATGAGAATGAAGTGAGAAGTGTTTCGTGGGATATGCGAGGGCTACTACTTGCGACATGTGGAGGTGATAAGTCAATTTGGATATGGGAAGCTTTGCCTGGAGATGAGTTTGATTGTGCTTCAGTGTTACAAGGACATACCGCAGATGTTAAGATTGTTCAATGGAATGCTGTTAATGAGTTATTGTCCGTTAGTAGTGATAACAACATTAAG GTTTGGAAAGAGACAAGTTATGACAGTGGTGATTGGCCTTGTATTAAAACTTTGGGCGAGTCCGACag AGAACATACTTCTGCTGTGCTGTCTCTCTGTTTTAGTAAACATACAAGTAGAATTGTATCTTGCAG TGATGACCTTACCGTCAAGATATGGGATTATGATCATGATTCTACAGAACTTTG GTCACAAGTTTGCACTCTACCTGGACATCATGATACGAAAATCTTCGCATTTGACTGGTTGAG GGAATCACTCCGTTGGGTACCTGAGGAGGAAGAACAGGACCCAAAAATATTTGCTAGTGCAGGAGCTGATGAcgctatacatatatttatCGAGAATAAGGACAATGAG GTTAATGGACTTCCATTCAAACAACTTTTGAAGAAGGAGAAGGCTCATGAAACGAACATAAATTCTGTAAAATGGCACTCTGGG GATAAAAGGCGTTTGGCGTCCGCCAGTGATGATGGAACGGTGAAGATATGGGAGTTTGTTTGCCCCTGGCCTGCTGGCCACAGTGCCATAGATGATACtagtaaaaaatatatgttgttatattaa
- the LOC107029468 gene encoding protein BIC2-like has translation MTNKRENPSFFSIHPSRRLDPNNDKAESTRPNNLLVKKNNVTIKRGDQEKFNNTETTSDMINVHVGHVGAHNEGGPMRTDDSGRERLKRHRIEVAGHVWIPEIWGQEELLKDWIDCSAFDSKLNNNNNIMSARAALVEERRRNNSSCRLRIENSY, from the coding sequence ATGACGAACAAACGTGAAAATCCATCATTTTTTTCTATACATCCCTCAAGACGCCTCGATCCTAACAATGACAAGGCCGAATCAACAAGGCCTAATAATTTACTAGTCAAGAAAAACAACGTCACGATTAAACGTGGTGATCAAGAAAAATTCAACAATACTGAAACTACGTCAGACATGATCAACGTGCACGTGGGACATGTTGGCGCGCATAACGAGGGCGGACCAATGAGGACAGATGATAGTGGACGTGAAAGATTGAAGAGACATAGAATTGAAGTGGCAGGACATGTATGGATACCAGAAATTTGGGGACAAGAAGAATTACTCAAAGATTGGATTGATTGTAGTGcatttgattcaaaattgaataataataataatataatgtcaGCTAGGGCTGCTTTGgttgaagaaagaagaagaaataattcGTCTTGCAGATTGAGAATTGAAAATAGCTATTGA